One region of Intestinimonas massiliensis (ex Afouda et al. 2020) genomic DNA includes:
- the spoIVA gene encoding stage IV sporulation protein A, with protein sequence MEERKIYEDIAKRTDGDIYVGVVGPVRTGKSTFIKRFMETLVIPNIENVYRRERARDELPQSGSGRTVMTAEPKFVPEDAVDIAMEGGAHLSVRLIDCVGYMVPGAAGQFEDDLPRMVTTPWYDHEIPMTEAAEIGTRKVIAEHSTIGIVITTDGTITDIPREDYLEAEERVITELQELGKPFLVLLNSAYPNSDRAKAIRADISARYDVTCMAVNCLELGVGDVTDIIKAVLYEFPLKELDLNLPPWVDALPYDHPIKSGLYTAIREGCTDLRRIRDVDRAVSAIGAYEGVSSARISSIQLGIGLASADLDLPRSLFYETLSDQSGFTIRDDGDLMDLLTELAGVKCEYDKVATALQEVKETGYGIVVPTTEELHLEEPEIVKQGGRYGVRLKASAPSIHMIRADIETEVSPIVGNEKQSEEMINYLLQEFEGDTTKIWQSNIFGKSFHELVSEDLNGKLKRMPDDARAKLQETLQRIINEGSGGLICIIL encoded by the coding sequence GTGGAAGAGCGGAAGATTTACGAGGATATCGCCAAACGCACGGACGGCGACATCTATGTCGGCGTGGTAGGCCCGGTCCGCACGGGCAAGTCCACCTTTATCAAGCGGTTCATGGAGACCCTGGTCATCCCCAACATTGAAAACGTCTACCGCCGGGAGCGGGCCCGGGATGAGCTGCCCCAGAGCGGCTCCGGCCGGACGGTGATGACCGCTGAGCCCAAGTTCGTCCCAGAGGACGCGGTGGACATCGCCATGGAGGGCGGCGCACACCTGTCCGTCCGGCTCATCGACTGCGTGGGCTATATGGTCCCCGGGGCGGCGGGCCAGTTCGAGGACGATCTGCCCCGGATGGTTACCACCCCCTGGTACGACCACGAAATCCCCATGACGGAGGCGGCGGAGATCGGTACCCGCAAGGTGATCGCCGAGCACTCCACCATCGGCATCGTCATCACCACCGACGGCACCATCACCGACATCCCCCGTGAGGATTATCTGGAGGCGGAAGAGCGGGTCATCACCGAGCTCCAGGAGCTTGGAAAGCCCTTTTTGGTGCTGCTCAACTCGGCCTATCCCAATTCCGACCGGGCCAAGGCCATCCGGGCCGACATCTCCGCCCGGTATGACGTGACCTGCATGGCGGTCAACTGTCTGGAACTGGGGGTGGGAGACGTCACCGACATCATTAAGGCCGTTCTCTATGAGTTTCCGCTCAAGGAGCTGGATCTGAATCTGCCCCCCTGGGTAGACGCGCTGCCCTATGACCACCCCATCAAAAGCGGGCTCTACACCGCCATCCGCGAGGGCTGCACCGACCTGCGGCGCATCCGGGACGTGGACCGGGCCGTCTCCGCCATCGGAGCTTACGAGGGCGTCAGCAGCGCCCGCATCAGCAGCATCCAGCTTGGAATCGGGCTGGCGTCCGCCGACCTGGATCTGCCCCGCAGCCTGTTCTACGAGACCCTGTCCGATCAGTCCGGCTTCACCATCCGGGACGACGGGGATCTGATGGACCTGCTCACCGAACTGGCGGGAGTCAAATGCGAATACGACAAAGTGGCAACGGCTCTTCAGGAGGTGAAGGAGACGGGCTACGGCATCGTGGTCCCCACCACAGAAGAGCTCCATCTGGAGGAGCCGGAGATCGTCAAGCAGGGAGGACGCTATGGGGTGCGCCTCAAAGCGAGCGCCCCGAGCATCCATATGATACGCGCCGATATCGAGACGGAGGTCTCTCCCATCGTCGGCAACGAAAAGCAGTCGGAGGAGATGATCAACTACCTGCTCCAGGAGTTTGAAGGGGATACCACAAAAATATGGCAGTCCAACATATTTGGAAAATCCTTCCACGAGCTGGTCAGCGAGGACCTGAACGGCAAGCTCAAACGGATGCCGGACGATGCCCGCGCCAAGCTCCAGGAGACCCTGCAGCGCATCATCAACGAGGGCTCCGGCGGCCTGATCTGTATTATTTTATAA
- a CDS encoding DUF3794 and LysM peptidoglycan-binding domain-containing protein, with amino-acid sequence MELELNTTHLNCYDTVLDTTLFHEETLETIVPDACPDILRIVDCEAMVCLKGKEAQEGRAEISGSVRAAVLYLPDGAEGVRRMTVTIPFTCSVEALGIHAGCLVTAMPRVHSADARSLNPRKVLTRVDLAVEVSVFARQTESLCDGVTCPAEGGIQQLTETQNAYLVTAVEEKPFSFSDDVSISGTKPRVEELLKSRADIECSESKLIGNKLIFKGEVHLQLLYRDPSNTLCPASFDLPFSQIMEVSGVEEEADCALQVQLTGCECILNDGNDGDSMISVALALLAQAVVREVRPVQLLSDVYSTVCGLHAERRTYTFHQLVENGERRVMVREILETMTAARSVADIYVNVGGAGQTREGERVTLTADTTVTVVYIGEDGGLSTITRPLQAACPVDLPGDCAVTCRCRLGGERFATPAGGGVEVRYSIDFQYLALTARNTTGVSDIQMDEDSPRDTANQPSIVLRMVGEGERLWDIAKAYGTTTGDIVQANALEEESLPMGQLLLIPKKR; translated from the coding sequence ATGGAGCTGGAATTGAACACAACCCATCTCAACTGTTATGATACCGTGCTGGACACCACCCTCTTCCACGAGGAAACCTTGGAGACTATCGTCCCCGACGCCTGTCCGGACATCCTCCGCATCGTGGATTGTGAGGCCATGGTGTGCCTCAAGGGAAAAGAGGCCCAGGAGGGACGGGCAGAGATTTCCGGCTCTGTCCGTGCCGCTGTGCTCTATCTGCCCGACGGGGCGGAGGGCGTCCGCCGCATGACCGTCACAATCCCCTTTACCTGCTCTGTGGAGGCCCTGGGCATCCATGCCGGCTGTCTGGTGACGGCAATGCCGCGGGTCCACTCGGCAGACGCCCGGAGTCTTAACCCCCGCAAGGTCCTGACCCGGGTGGATCTGGCGGTGGAAGTGTCGGTCTTTGCCCGGCAGACGGAGAGCCTCTGCGACGGCGTGACCTGCCCGGCCGAGGGCGGCATCCAGCAGCTCACAGAGACCCAGAACGCCTATCTGGTCACTGCGGTGGAGGAGAAGCCCTTCTCCTTCTCCGACGATGTATCCATCTCAGGCACCAAACCCCGGGTGGAAGAGCTGCTCAAGAGCCGGGCTGATATCGAATGCAGCGAATCCAAGCTCATCGGCAATAAACTGATCTTTAAAGGGGAGGTCCACCTTCAGTTGCTCTACCGGGACCCTTCCAATACCCTGTGCCCGGCCAGCTTTGATCTGCCGTTCTCCCAGATCATGGAGGTCTCCGGCGTGGAGGAGGAGGCGGACTGTGCCCTCCAGGTCCAATTGACCGGCTGTGAATGTATCCTGAACGACGGGAATGACGGCGACAGCATGATTTCGGTAGCGCTGGCCCTGCTGGCGCAGGCCGTGGTCCGCGAAGTGCGGCCGGTCCAGCTCTTATCCGACGTATACAGCACCGTCTGCGGGCTCCATGCCGAGCGCCGGACTTATACCTTCCACCAGTTGGTGGAAAACGGCGAGCGGCGGGTCATGGTGCGCGAGATTCTGGAAACCATGACTGCGGCCAGAAGCGTGGCCGACATCTACGTCAATGTGGGCGGGGCCGGCCAGACACGGGAGGGCGAGCGAGTCACCCTCACCGCAGATACCACCGTGACGGTGGTATACATAGGAGAAGACGGCGGGCTGAGTACCATCACCCGCCCTCTGCAGGCGGCCTGTCCGGTCGATCTGCCCGGGGATTGCGCGGTGACCTGCCGCTGCCGTCTGGGCGGAGAGCGCTTTGCCACCCCGGCCGGCGGCGGCGTGGAGGTACGCTATTCCATTGACTTCCAATACCTGGCGCTGACTGCCCGCAACACCACTGGGGTCTCAGATATCCAGATGGATGAGGATTCCCCCAGAGATACCGCCAATCAGCCCTCCATTGTACTGCGTATGGTAGGGGAGGGGGAGCGGCTCTGGGATATCGCCAAGGCCTATGGCACTACCACCGGCGATATTGTCCAGGCCAATGCTCTGGAAGAGGAGAGCCTTCCCATGGGTCAGCTGCTGCTCATCCCCAAGAAGCGGTAA
- the rlmN gene encoding 23S rRNA (adenine(2503)-C(2))-methyltransferase RlmN, producing MIDLKSMTLEEMGAYLKTGGEPAFRAKQIFTWLHRGAGSFDEMTNLSKALREKLAAECLITRPQVARKQVSALDGTIKYLWRLEDGNCIETVLMRYHHGNTVCISSQVGCRMGCAFCASTLGGKVRDLTPAEMLDQVLFTGLDSGVPISNIVLMGIGEPLDNLDTVLRFLELVNHPEGLNIGMRHISLSTCGLADQIDKLADYKLQLTLSVSLHAPDDETRSRIMPVNRAVGVERLFAACRRYFETTGRRISYEYAMIDGVNDSDWQADLLARHLKGTPGHVNLIPLNEVKESPLKPSRRVAAFQKRLEWHGITVTVRRKLGGDIDASCGQLRRKAMQEG from the coding sequence ATGATTGATTTGAAATCCATGACCCTGGAGGAGATGGGCGCCTATCTCAAGACAGGGGGAGAGCCCGCCTTCCGGGCCAAGCAGATCTTCACCTGGCTCCACAGGGGCGCGGGCAGCTTCGATGAGATGACCAACCTCTCCAAGGCCCTGCGGGAGAAGCTGGCGGCCGAATGCCTTATCACCCGGCCTCAAGTCGCCCGGAAGCAGGTCTCCGCCCTGGACGGTACCATCAAATATTTATGGCGTCTGGAGGACGGAAACTGCATTGAAACGGTTTTGATGCGTTATCATCATGGGAATACTGTATGCATATCCTCTCAGGTAGGCTGCCGGATGGGCTGTGCCTTCTGCGCCTCTACGCTTGGCGGCAAGGTAAGAGACTTGACACCGGCTGAAATGCTGGACCAGGTGCTCTTTACCGGACTGGATTCCGGCGTACCCATTTCCAACATCGTGCTGATGGGCATTGGGGAGCCGCTGGACAATCTTGACACGGTACTGCGGTTTCTGGAACTGGTCAACCACCCGGAGGGGCTCAACATCGGCATGCGTCACATCTCGCTGTCTACCTGCGGTCTGGCCGATCAAATTGACAAACTGGCCGATTATAAGCTACAATTGACTTTATCGGTGTCCCTCCACGCACCGGACGATGAGACCCGGTCTCGCATCATGCCGGTAAACCGGGCGGTGGGGGTGGAGCGGCTCTTTGCCGCCTGCCGCCGCTATTTTGAGACGACGGGCCGGCGCATCTCTTATGAGTACGCCATGATCGACGGTGTGAACGACAGCGATTGGCAGGCCGACCTGCTGGCCAGGCATCTGAAGGGCACGCCGGGGCATGTGAATCTGATCCCTCTCAACGAGGTGAAGGAGAGCCCGCTGAAGCCCAGCCGCCGGGTAGCGGCATTTCAGAAACGGCTGGAATGGCACGGCATCACCGTCACCGTCCGGCGGAAGCTGGGCGGCGACATCGACGCCTCCTGCGGACAACTGCGTCGCAAGGCCATGCAGGAGGGCTGA
- the pknB gene encoding Stk1 family PASTA domain-containing Ser/Thr kinase has translation MDQYIGKMLDNRYEILEVIGTGGMAVVYKARCHRLNRLVAIKILRDDLAQDAEFRRRFHDESQAVAMLSHPNIMAVYDVSKSSDLEYIVMELLDGITLKQYMQKKGEPLSWKEALHFITQIMKALSHAHGRGIIHRDIKPQNIMVLRDGSIKVADFGIARLASAAQSTLTQEALGSVHYISPEQARGSRIDARSDIYSAGVVLYEMLTGRLPYEGDSPVSVAIQHINSIPLAPRELNPDIPEALEAITMKAMASNVEQRYLSADAMLADLEEFRKNPNINFEYTPADLFTGDAGDEPTQVIETTGRQRIYHTPPPAHSRPVGPREDEPEEDDDDFRGRRRGRSRDHGSSLAAPMAVAAILIFIVGIGVFLWMTFFSDIFNPAVQEHKVPDLRGKTLEEIAKLPEVESGVFSIVEGDTILSDEYPAGQVVKQSPEAEKTVKGNSFTITVNISAGEDSILMPGVVNKELREALAILKNEGIGWADPEYASSTVTRNYVISTDPVEGIELAPGQKVRLVVSLGPKPETVTMIPLIGQYVEDAETMLNELGLKLGQALPVTSEEEAGRIVWQSIESYQDVEVGTTVNVQYSKGTVTEPTQPPASSTPPEESPTAPGGESSPPSGEPDVPANGSGGTEPTVSSQSIPITLPEGDPDDTLTVRIDVGGTKMYENSVPRHMSPISPSVPGSGTQRVDIYINGSLYESRTVTFS, from the coding sequence ATGGATCAGTACATAGGGAAAATGCTGGACAACCGGTACGAAATATTGGAGGTCATCGGCACCGGCGGCATGGCAGTGGTCTATAAGGCCCGCTGCCACCGCCTCAACCGCCTGGTGGCCATCAAAATTCTCCGGGACGATCTGGCCCAGGACGCCGAATTCCGGCGCCGGTTCCACGACGAATCACAGGCCGTGGCGATGCTCTCCCACCCCAATATCATGGCGGTATATGACGTGAGCAAATCCTCCGATCTGGAATATATCGTCATGGAGCTGCTGGACGGCATCACACTCAAGCAGTATATGCAGAAAAAGGGGGAGCCTCTGAGCTGGAAGGAGGCCCTGCACTTCATCACCCAGATCATGAAGGCGCTGTCCCATGCCCACGGCAGAGGCATCATCCATCGGGACATCAAGCCCCAGAACATTATGGTGCTCCGGGACGGCAGCATCAAGGTGGCGGACTTCGGCATTGCCCGGCTGGCCTCCGCCGCGCAGTCTACCCTGACTCAGGAGGCGCTGGGCTCGGTCCACTATATCTCGCCGGAACAGGCCAGAGGCAGCCGCATCGACGCCCGCAGCGATATCTACTCCGCCGGCGTGGTGCTCTATGAGATGCTGACCGGCCGCCTGCCCTACGAGGGGGACTCGCCGGTCTCCGTGGCCATCCAGCACATCAACTCCATCCCTCTGGCCCCCCGGGAGCTGAATCCCGACATTCCCGAGGCCCTGGAGGCCATCACCATGAAGGCCATGGCCTCCAATGTGGAGCAGCGCTATCTCTCCGCCGACGCCATGCTGGCCGATTTGGAGGAGTTCCGCAAAAACCCCAACATCAATTTTGAATATACCCCCGCCGACCTGTTCACAGGGGACGCCGGAGATGAACCCACCCAGGTCATCGAGACCACAGGCCGCCAGCGTATCTACCACACCCCGCCGCCGGCCCATAGCCGTCCGGTCGGTCCTCGGGAGGACGAGCCAGAGGAGGACGATGACGACTTCCGGGGCCGCAGGCGGGGGCGCAGCCGTGATCACGGCTCTTCACTGGCCGCCCCCATGGCGGTGGCCGCGATTCTGATCTTCATCGTCGGCATCGGCGTCTTCCTCTGGATGACCTTTTTCAGCGACATCTTTAATCCGGCCGTTCAGGAGCACAAAGTGCCCGACCTGCGGGGCAAGACGCTGGAGGAGATTGCAAAGCTGCCCGAGGTGGAGTCCGGAGTCTTTTCCATTGTGGAAGGGGATACCATCCTCAGCGACGAGTATCCGGCGGGCCAGGTGGTCAAGCAGTCTCCGGAGGCGGAAAAAACGGTAAAAGGCAACAGCTTTACCATTACCGTAAATATCAGTGCCGGCGAGGATTCCATCCTTATGCCGGGCGTGGTGAACAAGGAGCTCCGGGAAGCGCTGGCCATACTCAAAAATGAGGGCATAGGCTGGGCGGACCCGGAATATGCGTCCAGCACTGTGACCCGCAACTACGTGATCTCCACGGACCCGGTGGAGGGTATCGAGCTGGCACCCGGCCAGAAGGTCCGCCTGGTGGTGAGCCTGGGCCCCAAGCCTGAGACGGTTACCATGATCCCTCTGATCGGCCAGTATGTGGAGGATGCCGAGACCATGCTGAATGAATTGGGTCTTAAATTGGGGCAGGCCCTGCCGGTCACAAGCGAAGAAGAGGCGGGCAGAATCGTCTGGCAGAGCATTGAATCCTATCAGGATGTGGAGGTGGGCACCACCGTCAACGTCCAGTACAGCAAGGGCACGGTCACCGAACCCACCCAGCCCCCCGCATCCTCCACGCCGCCGGAGGAGTCGCCGACTGCACCGGGAGGGGAGAGTTCGCCCCCCAGCGGCGAGCCGGACGTACCGGCCAATGGGTCTGGCGGCACGGAGCCCACCGTCAGCAGTCAGAGCATACCCATCACACTGCCGGAGGGCGATCCGGACGACACGCTTACCGTGCGGATTGATGTGGGCGGAACCAAGATGTACGAAAACAGTGTCCCCCGCCACATGAGCCCGATCAGCCCCTCAGTGCCGGGCAGCGGCACACAGCGGGTGGACATCTATATCAACGGCTCTCTCTATGAGAGCAGGACGGTGACCTTCTCCTGA
- the rsgA gene encoding ribosome small subunit-dependent GTPase A, with the protein MILRALSGFYYVYTGTETVTCRARGKFRHQRVTPLVGDRVRFTDLGDGTGALDKILPRVNQFQRPAVANIDQLVIIASGAIPVTDPFLIDRMTAIADGKEGCGCVICINKCDLDAGDGLYDTYTAAGFPTLRVSAETGEGMDRLAELIAGKVSAFTGNSGVGKSSILNCLEPGFRLQVGAVSDKLGRGRHTTRHVELYQLSSGAIVADTPGFSSFDTERMELVRKEDLEHAFREFQPYLGQCRFTGCAHVKEKGCAVRAALAEGRIPASRHESYVRLYEQAKEHKAWELPQT; encoded by the coding sequence ATGATTCTGAGGGCTCTCAGCGGCTTTTACTACGTCTACACCGGGACGGAGACGGTCACCTGCCGGGCCAGGGGCAAATTTCGCCACCAGCGGGTCACGCCCCTGGTGGGGGACCGGGTGCGGTTCACCGATTTGGGTGACGGTACCGGCGCGCTGGACAAGATCCTGCCCAGGGTCAATCAGTTCCAGCGGCCGGCGGTGGCCAACATCGACCAGCTCGTCATCATTGCCTCCGGGGCCATCCCGGTTACCGATCCCTTCCTCATCGACCGGATGACCGCCATCGCTGACGGGAAAGAGGGCTGCGGCTGCGTCATCTGCATCAACAAGTGCGATCTGGACGCAGGGGATGGTCTTTATGACACCTATACCGCCGCCGGATTCCCCACCCTGCGGGTAAGTGCGGAGACGGGCGAGGGGATGGACCGGCTGGCGGAACTCATCGCCGGAAAGGTATCTGCCTTCACCGGGAACTCGGGAGTGGGCAAGTCCAGTATTCTGAACTGCCTGGAGCCCGGCTTCCGGCTTCAGGTGGGAGCGGTCAGCGATAAGCTGGGCCGTGGGCGGCATACCACCCGCCATGTGGAGCTCTACCAGCTCTCCAGCGGAGCCATCGTGGCCGATACCCCCGGCTTCTCCTCCTTTGACACCGAGCGCATGGAGCTTGTGCGGAAAGAGGACCTGGAGCACGCGTTCCGGGAGTTTCAGCCTTACCTGGGCCAGTGCCGGTTCACCGGCTGCGCCCATGTAAAGGAGAAGGGCTGCGCCGTACGTGCCGCCCTGGCGGAAGGACGAATCCCGGCCAGCCGCCATGAGAGCTATGTCCGGCTGTACGAGCAGGCCAAAGAGCACAAAGCGTGGGAATTGCCCCAGACATAG
- a CDS encoding acyl-CoA dehydrogenase family protein, which translates to MDFTLSPEHQELQEMYRKFAEERVRPLAHEMDENEKFDMGLLKEMQECGFFGIPFEEKYGGAGSDVLSYVLCMEEMSKVDASTGITLSVHTSLCASSINEFATEEQKEKWLRPLVDGSKIGCFGLTEPGAGSDVAAGRTTAVKDGDEYVINGEKIFTTNSGFADTFLVFAVTDKSVPAAKGMSAFLVDRNTPGITVTPDIPRMGIRAASNAAVVYEDVRVPACDLLGGEGKGFKIAMKALDGGRIGIAAQCVGIAQGAINEAIKYDKERVQFGKTIASFQNTQFKLAEMQTKVDAARLMTYRAAVTKDQGKPYNVYAAMAKLLASDVANEVTRGCVQLLGGYGYAREYTVERFMRDAKITEIYEGTSEVMKMVISGSLNLK; encoded by the coding sequence ATTGATTTCACTCTCTCCCCCGAGCATCAGGAACTCCAGGAGATGTACCGCAAGTTTGCCGAGGAGCGGGTCCGGCCTCTGGCACACGAAATGGATGAGAACGAAAAGTTCGACATGGGTCTGCTGAAGGAGATGCAGGAGTGCGGCTTCTTCGGGATTCCTTTTGAGGAGAAGTACGGCGGCGCCGGTTCCGACGTGCTGTCCTACGTGCTGTGCATGGAGGAGATGTCCAAGGTGGACGCCAGCACCGGCATCACTCTGTCGGTCCACACCTCTCTTTGCGCCTCCAGCATCAACGAGTTCGCCACTGAGGAGCAGAAGGAGAAGTGGCTGCGTCCGCTGGTGGACGGCAGCAAGATCGGCTGCTTCGGCCTGACCGAGCCCGGCGCCGGCTCTGATGTGGCCGCCGGCCGCACCACCGCTGTGAAGGACGGCGACGAGTACGTCATCAACGGCGAGAAGATCTTCACCACCAACTCTGGCTTCGCTGACACCTTCCTGGTGTTCGCGGTCACCGATAAGTCTGTCCCCGCCGCCAAGGGCATGTCCGCCTTCCTGGTGGACCGCAACACTCCGGGCATCACCGTCACCCCTGACATCCCCCGGATGGGCATCCGCGCCGCCTCCAACGCTGCCGTAGTATATGAGGACGTCCGTGTGCCCGCCTGCGACCTGCTGGGCGGTGAGGGCAAGGGCTTCAAGATCGCCATGAAGGCCCTGGACGGCGGCCGGATCGGGATTGCCGCGCAGTGCGTGGGCATTGCCCAGGGCGCCATCAACGAGGCCATCAAGTACGACAAGGAGCGCGTCCAGTTCGGCAAGACCATCGCCTCTTTCCAGAACACCCAGTTCAAGCTGGCCGAGATGCAGACCAAGGTGGACGCCGCCCGCCTGATGACCTACCGTGCCGCCGTCACCAAGGACCAGGGCAAGCCCTACAACGTCTACGCCGCTATGGCCAAGCTGCTGGCTTCCGACGTGGCCAACGAGGTCACCCGCGGCTGCGTACAGCTTCTGGGCGGCTACGGCTACGCCCGGGAGTACACCGTGGAGCGCTTCATGCGCGACGCCAAGATCACCGAGATCTATGAGGGCACCTCCGAGGTCATGAAGATGGTCATCTCCGGCTCCCTGAACCTGAAGTAA
- a CDS encoding Stp1/IreP family PP2C-type Ser/Thr phosphatase — protein MNIWGVTDKGVVRQQNQDDFHIELTQPDVALGIVCDGMGGARAGNVASRLAVDTFLDTARERSVDQWRADPEALLNFGAEQANQAVHFRAGIDAECRGMGTTMVAVLVIGEMAYLLNIGDSRAYLVNAGGIQRLTRDHSVVEDLVAKGRITPEEARQHPQKNLITRALGSESQLRADLYRQPLKEGDWLLLCSDGLSNVVTEQEILYEVLHGGAAGDCCQRLLEIALSRGAPDNVTAVLLQM, from the coding sequence ATGAACATATGGGGCGTCACCGATAAGGGTGTGGTCCGACAGCAAAATCAGGATGATTTCCACATAGAGCTTACCCAGCCCGACGTGGCTCTGGGCATCGTGTGCGACGGTATGGGGGGCGCCAGAGCAGGCAATGTAGCCAGCCGCCTGGCGGTGGACACCTTTCTGGACACGGCGCGGGAGCGCAGCGTGGATCAGTGGCGGGCCGACCCCGAGGCTCTGCTCAACTTTGGGGCGGAACAGGCCAACCAGGCAGTCCACTTCCGCGCGGGTATCGACGCGGAGTGCCGGGGAATGGGGACCACCATGGTGGCCGTGCTGGTCATCGGGGAAATGGCCTATCTCCTTAACATCGGAGACAGCCGGGCCTATCTGGTCAACGCGGGGGGGATCCAACGGCTGACCCGGGACCATTCGGTGGTAGAGGACCTGGTGGCCAAGGGCCGGATCACGCCTGAAGAGGCCAGACAGCATCCGCAGAAGAATCTCATTACCCGGGCGCTGGGCTCCGAGTCCCAGCTCCGGGCCGACCTTTACCGGCAGCCCCTCAAAGAGGGGGATTGGCTGCTGCTGTGCTCCGACGGACTGAGTAATGTAGTGACGGAACAGGAAATCCTCTATGAGGTGCTCCACGGCGGCGCGGCCGGGGACTGCTGCCAGCGTCTGCTGGAGATTGCACTCTCCCGGGGGGCGCCGGACAACGTGACTGCGGTCCTGCTTCAAATGTGA
- a CDS encoding formate/nitrite transporter family protein: MQLFTPAETAENYAAAGAAKTRQPAWRLLLLGILAGFFIAMGAAVTNTASHSLDNVGLARVLSGLLFPFGLAMVVLTGGELFTGNTLISLSVLDRQTTVGKMLRNWLLVYLGNFIGALLTAAGCAFSGQLNDSAGGLALFTMKLAAGKCGLAFGSALVLGVFCNVLVTVGVLLSLSAKDLPGRVLGAYLPVSFFVICGFEHSVANLFYIPAGLFAKSIPAYAALAADAGLDLSGLTWSGFAIGNLLPVTLGNIIGGVLVGGLFWACWLRKGRGA, from the coding sequence ATGCAGCTTTTCACCCCCGCCGAGACAGCGGAAAATTACGCGGCCGCCGGAGCGGCCAAAACGCGCCAGCCGGCTTGGCGGCTTTTGCTGCTGGGCATATTGGCCGGCTTTTTCATCGCCATGGGAGCCGCCGTCACCAATACCGCCAGCCATTCCCTGGACAATGTGGGGCTGGCGCGGGTACTTTCCGGCCTGCTTTTCCCCTTCGGCCTGGCCATGGTAGTCCTGACCGGCGGGGAACTCTTCACCGGCAATACCCTGATCTCCCTGTCCGTTCTGGACCGTCAGACCACGGTGGGGAAGATGCTCCGCAACTGGCTGCTGGTCTACTTGGGCAACTTCATCGGCGCCCTGCTGACAGCCGCGGGCTGCGCCTTTTCCGGACAATTGAACGACTCCGCCGGAGGCCTGGCCCTGTTTACCATGAAGCTGGCTGCCGGAAAGTGCGGCCTCGCCTTCGGCAGCGCCTTGGTCCTGGGCGTCTTCTGCAACGTTCTGGTCACTGTAGGAGTCCTGCTCTCCCTCTCTGCCAAGGACTTGCCCGGGCGGGTCCTCGGGGCCTACCTGCCGGTGTCCTTCTTTGTCATCTGCGGCTTTGAGCACAGCGTGGCCAATTTGTTTTACATACCGGCCGGACTGTTCGCCAAGTCCATCCCCGCCTACGCCGCCCTGGCCGCCGATGCCGGGCTGGACCTCAGCGGTCTCACATGGAGCGGCTTTGCGATCGGGAACCTGCTGCCCGTCACGCTGGGCAATATCATCGGCGGGGTGCTGGTGGGCGGCCTGTTCTGGGCCTGCTGGCTACGAAAGGGGAGGGGCGCATGA
- a CDS encoding GNAT family N-acetyltransferase translates to MVTLRAITVENFDAILGLQVGVDQRELVCSNAESIAQAYVQPECIPLAIYAADTPVGFAMYCVDRDDNEWWLYRLMVEETYQGRGYGRAALQKLLELVQADRSRHRMYLGVDLTGKASVRLYQSLGFRFDGRVFGKEHIMVLEY, encoded by the coding sequence ATGGTAACTTTACGTGCGATTACAGTGGAAAACTTTGACGCCATCCTGGGGCTTCAGGTCGGGGTAGACCAGCGTGAGCTGGTGTGCTCCAATGCGGAGTCCATCGCCCAGGCCTATGTGCAGCCGGAATGCATCCCACTGGCCATTTATGCGGCGGATACTCCGGTGGGCTTTGCCATGTACTGTGTGGACCGCGACGACAATGAGTGGTGGCTGTATCGGCTCATGGTGGAGGAGACGTACCAGGGGCGCGGCTATGGACGAGCGGCTCTTCAGAAGCTCCTGGAGCTGGTACAGGCAGACCGGAGCCGACACCGGATGTATCTGGGCGTCGATTTGACGGGAAAGGCATCCGTCCGCCTCTATCAAAGCCTGGGCTTCCGCTTTGACGGGAGGGTCTTTGGGAAAGAGCATATCATGGTGCTGGAATATTGA